A genome region from Dickeya chrysanthemi NCPPB 402 includes the following:
- the pgsA gene encoding CDP-diacylglycerol--glycerol-3-phosphate 3-phosphatidyltransferase, with product MRFNIPTWLTLFRVVLIPFFVLAFYLPFSWAPMVCAGIFVFAAVTDWFDGFLARRWKQTTRFGAFLDPVADKVMVAVALVLVSEHYHSWWITLPAATMIAREIIISALREWMAELGKRSSVAVSWIGKIKTTAQMVSLVGLLWRPERMVEAAGVAALYVAAVLTFWSMFQYLSAAWRDLLEH from the coding sequence ATGCGATTTAATATACCAACGTGGCTTACCCTGTTTCGTGTTGTGCTAATTCCATTTTTTGTATTGGCATTTTATCTGCCGTTTAGCTGGGCGCCGATGGTATGTGCCGGCATATTTGTCTTTGCCGCGGTAACCGACTGGTTTGATGGCTTTCTTGCCCGGCGATGGAAACAAACCACTCGCTTCGGCGCTTTTCTGGATCCTGTTGCCGATAAAGTCATGGTAGCGGTTGCTCTGGTGCTGGTATCCGAGCATTACCACTCTTGGTGGATTACGTTGCCTGCCGCGACGATGATTGCACGTGAGATCATCATTTCTGCATTGCGCGAATGGATGGCCGAGTTGGGTAAACGTAGCAGCGTGGCGGTATCCTGGATCGGCAAGATTAAAACCACCGCGCAAATGGTGTCGTTGGTCGGTTTGCTGTGGCGGCCAGAGCGGATGGTAGAGGCTGCCGGCGTGGCGGCGCTGTATGTGGCTGCCGTGTTGACCTTCTGGTCGATGTTCCAGTATTTGAGCGCGGCCTGGCGCGATTTGCTGGAACATTGA
- the uvrC gene encoding excinuclease ABC subunit UvrC: protein MTERFDAQAFLKTVTSQPGVYRMYDASDTVIYVGKAKDLKKRLSSYFRAHVASRKTEALVKSIRQIDVTITHTETEALLLEHNYIKRYQPRYNVLLRDDKSYPLIFLSGDTHPRLSVHRGAKHAKGEYFGPFPNGNAVRETLMLLQKLFPIRQCENSVYRNRSRPCLQYQIGRCLGPCVSGLVSEEDYQQQVEYVRLFLSGKDQQVLTRLVERMEAASHALKFEDAARIRDQIQAVRRVTEKQFVSGDGDDLDVIGVAFDAGMACVHVLFIRQGQVLGSRSYFPKVPGGTELAEVVQTFVGQFYLQGSASRTLPSDILLDFSLPEYQLLAESLSEQAGRKIQIQTRPRGDRARYLKLARTNAHTALATKLSQQSTVQQRLTALASVLEIEKINRMECFDISHTMGEQTVASCVVFNADGPLRSEYRRYNITGITPGDDYAAMNQVLRRRYGKSIDESKIPDVIVIDGGKGQLAQAKEVFASLQVSWDKNRPLLLGVAKGSDRKAGLETLFFEATGEGVALPADSPALHVIQHIRDDSHNHAISGHRKQRAKVKSTSSLETIEGVGPKRRQMLLKYMGGLQPLMNASIEDIAQVPGISHALAEKIFHALKH, encoded by the coding sequence GTGACTGAACGTTTTGATGCCCAGGCTTTTCTGAAGACCGTAACCAGTCAGCCTGGGGTTTACCGTATGTACGATGCCAGTGACACGGTTATCTACGTCGGTAAAGCTAAGGATCTGAAGAAACGCCTTTCCAGTTATTTTCGCGCTCATGTTGCCAGCCGTAAAACAGAGGCTTTGGTGAAAAGTATTCGGCAGATCGATGTAACGATCACGCATACTGAAACCGAAGCCTTGCTGCTTGAGCACAACTATATCAAACGTTATCAGCCGCGTTACAATGTGCTGCTGCGTGACGACAAATCCTACCCGCTGATTTTCCTTAGTGGAGATACGCATCCTCGGTTATCGGTTCATCGCGGCGCTAAACATGCCAAAGGCGAATACTTTGGCCCGTTTCCGAACGGTAATGCCGTTCGTGAAACGTTGATGCTGCTGCAGAAGTTATTCCCCATCCGACAGTGCGAAAATAGCGTTTATCGCAATCGTTCGCGTCCATGTCTGCAATATCAGATTGGCCGTTGTTTGGGGCCATGCGTTAGCGGCCTGGTGAGCGAGGAAGATTATCAGCAACAGGTCGAGTATGTGCGCCTTTTTCTATCGGGCAAGGATCAGCAAGTGTTGACCCGATTGGTCGAACGAATGGAGGCGGCAAGCCATGCGCTGAAGTTTGAAGACGCCGCCCGTATCCGTGATCAGATTCAGGCTGTTCGTCGCGTGACCGAAAAACAATTTGTTTCTGGCGATGGTGATGATCTTGACGTGATCGGTGTGGCATTCGATGCGGGAATGGCATGTGTACACGTGCTCTTTATTCGTCAAGGACAGGTTTTGGGTAGCCGCAGCTATTTTCCCAAAGTACCTGGCGGGACGGAGCTGGCGGAAGTGGTGCAGACATTTGTCGGCCAGTTCTATTTACAGGGTAGTGCTTCCCGCACCTTGCCATCGGACATCCTGCTGGATTTTTCGCTACCGGAGTACCAACTGCTGGCGGAATCCCTGAGCGAACAGGCGGGCCGAAAGATTCAGATTCAAACCCGCCCACGTGGTGACCGCGCGCGTTATCTTAAACTCGCTCGTACCAACGCCCATACGGCATTGGCAACGAAATTGTCTCAACAATCAACGGTTCAGCAACGTTTGACGGCGCTGGCGTCCGTGCTTGAGATTGAAAAAATCAACCGGATGGAATGTTTCGATATCAGTCATACCATGGGTGAGCAGACGGTTGCTTCCTGCGTTGTGTTTAATGCTGATGGGCCGCTGCGTTCAGAGTACCGCCGCTACAACATTACCGGTATCACGCCAGGTGATGACTATGCGGCTATGAACCAAGTGCTTAGACGCCGCTATGGCAAGTCGATTGATGAAAGCAAGATTCCAGATGTCATCGTGATTGATGGCGGTAAAGGCCAATTGGCGCAGGCCAAGGAAGTTTTTGCGTCGTTGCAGGTATCCTGGGATAAGAATCGGCCTTTGCTGCTGGGCGTTGCGAAAGGCAGCGATCGCAAAGCCGGCCTGGAAACGTTATTTTTTGAAGCAACAGGCGAGGGTGTTGCTTTGCCTGCTGATTCACCCGCATTACATGTGATTCAACATATTCGCGACGATTCCCATAACCATGCTATCAGCGGTCACCGTAAACAGCGTGCCAAAGTCAAAAGCACCAGCTCACTGGAGACTATCGAAGGGGTGGGGCCGAAACGGCGCCAGATGCTGTTGAAATACATGGGGGGGCTACAGCCGTTGATGAATGCCAGTATCGAAGACATTGCTCAAGTACCGGGAATTTCGCATGCGTTGGCAGAAAAAATCTTTCATGCATTGAAACACTAG
- the uvrY gene encoding UvrY/SirA/GacA family response regulator transcription factor, with translation MISVFLVDDHELVRAGIRRILDDIKGLKVVGEAQCGEDAVRWCRNNSNGVDVVLMDMNMPGIGGLEATRKIVRFSPEIKVIMLTIHTENPLPAKVMQAGAAGYLSKGATPEEVICAIRSVHAGKRYIASDIAQQMALSQLEPQTETPLECLSERELQIMLMITKGQKVTEISDQLNLSPKTVNSYRYRMFSKLNINGDVELTHLAIRHGLFNAETLISSD, from the coding sequence TTGATTAGCGTTTTTCTTGTTGATGACCATGAGCTGGTGCGAGCAGGGATACGGCGCATTCTTGACGATATCAAAGGCCTCAAAGTTGTTGGTGAGGCGCAGTGCGGTGAAGATGCGGTCAGATGGTGCCGTAATAACAGTAACGGTGTGGACGTTGTGCTGATGGATATGAATATGCCAGGAATCGGCGGTCTGGAGGCAACGCGCAAAATTGTACGATTTTCCCCTGAAATTAAAGTTATAATGCTAACTATTCACACCGAAAACCCGTTACCTGCTAAAGTGATGCAGGCTGGGGCGGCGGGGTACCTTAGCAAAGGGGCGACGCCAGAAGAAGTGATTTGTGCCATTCGTTCTGTGCATGCCGGCAAGCGCTATATTGCATCGGATATCGCCCAGCAAATGGCGCTGAGTCAGTTAGAGCCGCAAACAGAGACACCATTGGAGTGTCTTTCTGAGCGCGAACTACAAATTATGCTTATGATAACTAAAGGGCAGAAGGTGACGGAGATCTCTGATCAACTCAACCTCAGCCCCAAAACGGTCAACAGCTATCGTTATAGAATGTTCAGTAAACTGAACATTAATGGTGATGTGGAGTTAACGCATCTGGCTATTCGACATGGGCTCTTTAATGCGGAGACATTGATTAGTAGTGACTGA
- a CDS encoding DUF2594 family protein: protein MNNNDFPTASTPETLAHEVSCLKILMTLMLKSIGQADAGKVIISMEKHAAQLEDPTQAEIFDTTIKQIKTVYRR from the coding sequence ATGAATAACAATGATTTCCCTACGGCCTCCACGCCTGAAACGCTGGCTCACGAAGTTAGCTGCCTGAAGATACTGATGACATTGATGTTAAAATCTATCGGTCAAGCTGATGCAGGCAAGGTTATCATCAGTATGGAAAAACACGCAGCCCAACTGGAAGACCCAACTCAGGCAGAAATTTTCGATACGACGATTAAGCAGATCAAAACCGTCTATCGCCGCTAA
- the cycA gene encoding D-serine/D-alanine/glycine transporter, with amino-acid sequence MTEQTHHAPDTAGHSDLRRNLTNRHIQLIAIGGAIGTGLFMGSGKTISLAGPSIIFVYMIIGFMLFFVMRAMGELLLSNLNYKSFSDFAADLLGPWAGFFTGWTYWFCWVVTGIADVVAISAYAQFWLPDLSQWLSSLLCVLLLLTLNLATVKLFGEMEFWFAMIKIIAIVALIVIGAGLVIMNFTSPSGATASVANLWQDGGFFPKGLSGFFAGFQIAVFAFVGIELVGTTAAETKNPTVVLPRAINAIPIRIIMFYVFALMMIMSVTPWSHIAADRSPFVEMFVLVGLPAAASVINFVVLTSAASSANSGVFSTSRMLFGLARQGDAPKRFGQLSKRAVPSAGLFFSCLCLLSGVVLIYLIPNVMTVFTLVTTVSAILFMFVWSIILCSYLVYRKQRPQLHQSSSYKMPCGIIMSWVCLAFFAFVLVLLTLQPDTLQALIVTPVWFVILAIAYQLIRRRRALAQVQA; translated from the coding sequence ATGACAGAACAAACGCATCACGCCCCGGACACAGCCGGACATAGCGACCTGCGGCGCAACCTGACCAACCGTCATATTCAGTTGATCGCCATCGGAGGTGCCATTGGCACCGGCCTGTTCATGGGGTCGGGAAAAACCATCAGTCTTGCTGGCCCATCGATTATCTTTGTTTATATGATCATCGGATTCATGCTGTTTTTTGTTATGCGTGCGATGGGCGAGTTGTTGCTTTCCAACCTCAATTACAAATCGTTCAGCGACTTTGCCGCCGACCTGCTAGGGCCATGGGCAGGCTTTTTTACTGGCTGGACATACTGGTTTTGTTGGGTGGTCACGGGGATTGCCGATGTTGTCGCCATCAGCGCCTACGCACAATTCTGGTTGCCAGACTTGTCGCAGTGGCTCAGTTCTTTATTGTGCGTCCTGCTGCTTCTGACCTTAAACCTGGCCACCGTTAAACTATTTGGCGAAATGGAATTTTGGTTTGCCATGATCAAGATCATCGCCATCGTTGCACTCATTGTGATTGGCGCCGGGTTGGTCATCATGAATTTTACATCACCTTCCGGAGCCACGGCATCTGTGGCCAATCTATGGCAAGACGGCGGATTCTTTCCCAAAGGGCTCAGCGGTTTTTTTGCTGGCTTTCAAATTGCCGTATTTGCATTTGTCGGTATTGAACTGGTTGGCACCACCGCAGCTGAAACCAAAAATCCAACTGTCGTTTTGCCGCGAGCAATCAACGCCATTCCGATACGTATCATCATGTTTTACGTGTTTGCGCTGATGATGATTATGTCGGTGACACCATGGAGCCATATCGCAGCAGACCGCAGTCCATTTGTTGAGATGTTTGTCCTGGTGGGGTTGCCGGCTGCCGCCAGTGTCATTAATTTCGTCGTGTTGACATCAGCAGCATCTTCCGCCAACAGCGGCGTCTTCTCAACCAGCCGTATGCTGTTTGGACTCGCCAGGCAAGGCGACGCACCAAAACGTTTTGGCCAGCTATCAAAACGCGCAGTGCCGTCAGCCGGGCTGTTCTTTTCCTGCCTGTGCCTACTCTCCGGTGTTGTATTGATCTACCTCATTCCTAACGTCATGACCGTTTTTACCCTGGTCACTACCGTGTCGGCCATCCTGTTCATGTTCGTATGGAGTATCATTCTATGCTCTTATCTGGTGTACCGTAAGCAGCGCCCACAGTTGCACCAAAGCTCGTCATACAAAATGCCATGCGGCATTATCATGAGCTGGGTCTGTCTGGCTTTTTTTGCTTTTGTGCTGGTATTGCTGACATTGCAGCCTGATACGCTGCAAGCATTGATTGTCACACCGGTGTGGTTTGTAATTCTGGCGATAGCCTACCAGTTAATTCGTCGTCGCAGAGCTCTCGCTCAGGTCCAGGCGTAA
- a CDS encoding tyrosine-type recombinase/integrase, with protein MSLNDSKIRNLKPSAKPFKVSDSHGLYLLVNPGGSRLWYLKYRINKKESRLGLGAYPDVSLADARQQRDGIRKLLAQNINPAQQRSAERTTSSPEKTFKHVALEWHKSNRSWSENHAARLLASMNNHIFPIIGHLPVTELKTRHFIDLLKGIEKKGLLEVAARTRQHMCNIMRHAVHQELIEHNPAANLDGIIAPPVKRHYPALPLERLPELLASIEDYNQGRELTRLAVSLTLHLFIRSSELRFARWSEIDFRNKIWTIPATREAIPGVRYSGRGAKMRTPHIVPLSRQPIAILKQIREISGHQVLIFPGDHNPYKPMCENTVNKALRLMGYDTKDEICGHGFRAMACSALMESGLWAQDAVERQMSHQERNSVRAAYIHKAEYLDARKAMMQWWSDYLDTNRKGYIAPYIYAQQHKTAGTA; from the coding sequence ATGTCTCTTAACGACTCAAAAATCCGCAACTTAAAACCATCCGCTAAACCCTTCAAAGTTTCCGATTCTCATGGTCTGTATCTGCTGGTTAATCCAGGCGGTTCACGTCTCTGGTATCTCAAATATCGTATCAATAAAAAAGAATCTCGCCTCGGCTTAGGTGCCTATCCTGATGTATCTCTGGCCGACGCTCGTCAACAACGTGACGGTATTCGAAAATTGCTGGCGCAGAATATCAATCCCGCACAGCAGCGCTCCGCTGAAAGAACCACTTCCTCACCAGAAAAAACCTTCAAGCATGTGGCACTGGAGTGGCATAAAAGCAACCGCTCATGGTCAGAGAACCATGCCGCCCGTCTGCTTGCCAGCATGAACAATCATATCTTCCCGATAATTGGGCACCTGCCGGTCACAGAACTGAAAACTCGCCACTTCATCGACCTGCTGAAAGGGATTGAGAAAAAAGGTTTGCTGGAAGTGGCGGCACGAACCCGACAGCATATGTGCAACATCATGCGTCATGCCGTGCATCAGGAGTTGATAGAGCACAACCCGGCGGCAAATCTGGACGGGATAATCGCCCCTCCCGTTAAACGCCACTACCCTGCCCTTCCACTGGAACGACTGCCGGAGCTGTTGGCTAGCATTGAGGACTACAATCAAGGGAGAGAATTAACCCGTTTGGCAGTCTCACTTACCCTGCACCTGTTCATCCGTTCCAGCGAATTGCGCTTTGCCCGTTGGTCTGAGATCGATTTCAGAAACAAAATCTGGACCATTCCTGCTACCCGTGAAGCCATCCCTGGAGTGCGTTATTCCGGGCGTGGTGCCAAAATGCGCACACCGCATATCGTTCCTCTGTCCCGTCAGCCCATCGCTATTCTGAAACAGATACGGGAAATTTCTGGGCATCAGGTGCTGATATTCCCCGGAGACCATAATCCGTATAAACCGATGTGCGAAAACACGGTCAACAAAGCGCTGCGCTTGATGGGGTATGACACGAAAGATGAAATCTGCGGTCATGGATTCCGGGCAATGGCCTGTAGTGCGCTGATGGAATCTGGACTGTGGGCGCAGGATGCCGTTGAACGGCAGATGAGCCACCAGGAACGCAATAGCGTTCGAGCGGCTTACATCCATAAAGCAGAATATCTCGATGCCCGTAAAGCGATGATGCAATGGTGGTCAGATTATTTGGATACCAACCGAAAAGGATATATTGCGCCGTACATTTATGCTCAACAACATAAGACGGCTGGAACTGCCTGA
- a CDS encoding helix-turn-helix domain-containing protein: MLISEAGNAVIGKRLRLARVNAGLKQVELGCLAGLDEETSSSRVSQYEREVSSPDFGLVCRFAAVLDVPEAYFYAVDEDLATLILQYHRYKKSNPNSTLLITPQ; encoded by the coding sequence ATGTTAATCAGTGAAGCAGGTAATGCCGTGATTGGTAAACGATTAAGATTGGCCCGAGTGAATGCAGGGTTAAAACAGGTCGAGCTCGGTTGTCTCGCTGGGCTGGATGAAGAGACGTCGAGTTCCCGTGTAAGCCAATATGAAAGGGAAGTCAGTTCACCGGATTTTGGTCTGGTTTGCCGGTTTGCGGCGGTGCTGGATGTGCCGGAAGCCTATTTTTATGCTGTCGATGAAGATCTCGCAACGCTAATCTTGCAATACCATCGTTATAAGAAAAGTAACCCTAATTCTACGTTATTGATTACCCCGCAATAG
- a CDS encoding helix-turn-helix domain-containing protein codes for MIGKRLRLARVNAGLKQVELGCLAGLDEETASSRVSQYEREVSAPDFGLVRRFATVLDVPEAYFYAVDDDLATLILQYHRFRKANPHSTLLITPQ; via the coding sequence GTGATTGGTAAACGATTAAGACTGGCCCGAGTAAATGCAGGATTAAAACAGGTGGAGCTGGGTTGTCTCGCTGGCCTGGACGAAGAAACGGCGAGTTCTCGCGTGAGCCAGTATGAAAGAGAAGTCAGTGCGCCGGATTTTGGTTTGGTTCGTCGCTTTGCAACGGTGCTGGATGTGCCGGAAGCGTATTTTTATGCCGTGGATGATGATCTGGCTACCTTAATCTTGCAGTATCACCGTTTCAGAAAAGCCAACCCGCATTCCACACTACTCATCACCCCTCAATAG
- a CDS encoding helix-turn-helix domain-containing protein, with the protein MSTEQQNQRMDWHPADIIAALRKRNTTLATVSRAAGLSSSTLANALIRPWPKGERLIADALGIQASEIWPNRYFDSQGRRIPREIRHKKS; encoded by the coding sequence ATGAGCACTGAACAACAAAATCAGCGAATGGACTGGCATCCTGCCGATATCATTGCAGCCCTTCGCAAACGCAATACCACACTGGCTACCGTCTCCCGTGCGGCAGGTCTCAGTTCATCCACACTCGCCAATGCGCTAATTCGCCCATGGCCGAAAGGCGAACGGCTCATTGCAGACGCACTGGGCATACAGGCAAGTGAAATCTGGCCGAATCGTTATTTTGACTCGCAAGGGCGACGTATCCCGAGAGAAATTCGTCATAAAAAATCATGA
- a CDS encoding DUF736 domain-containing protein, with translation MANIGTFTAQNNGFTGTVRTLTLNVKARFIPCDKSSEHAPDFRIQTLGGYDIGAAWRKISQAERPYLSVTLDDPSFPATLYARLIEDENGKHHLIWSRSKPSA, from the coding sequence ATGGCTAACATCGGCACCTTCACCGCACAAAACAACGGCTTCACTGGCACCGTCCGCACCCTGACTTTGAATGTCAAGGCGAGGTTCATCCCCTGCGACAAAAGCAGCGAGCACGCCCCTGACTTCCGTATTCAGACCCTCGGTGGTTATGACATCGGCGCAGCCTGGCGGAAAATCAGCCAGGCCGAACGGCCTTATCTGTCGGTGACGCTCGACGATCCTTCGTTCCCGGCAACCCTCTATGCTCGCCTTATCGAAGACGAGAATGGCAAGCATCATTTGATCTGGTCGCGCAGCAAACCGTCGGCCTGA
- a CDS encoding DUF6386 family protein, which yields MNINFKIFTDTATIVIFDLQSLKHRITDTPDWWSIEDDEIDETNNGNAVFLNLGSDGEYLINIVESLNDYDGAAYIKSPSGDIFIGAGEDTTGGDLEPENTNSVSGYFLKSLPGNYSVKFKKVDSNIYLSFAPSKENRNNIGKPIRL from the coding sequence ATGAATATTAACTTCAAGATTTTTACGGATACAGCCACGATAGTTATATTTGATTTGCAATCACTTAAACATCGCATTACCGATACACCTGATTGGTGGAGTATCGAGGATGACGAAATAGATGAAACTAATAATGGTAACGCTGTTTTTTTAAATTTAGGAAGTGATGGTGAATATTTAATAAACATTGTTGAATCTTTAAATGATTATGATGGTGCTGCATATATAAAATCCCCATCAGGGGATATATTTATTGGTGCGGGAGAAGATACTACAGGCGGCGATCTAGAGCCTGAAAATACAAACAGTGTATCTGGTTATTTTTTAAAATCCCTCCCAGGAAATTACTCTGTGAAATTTAAGAAGGTCGATAGCAACATATACTTATCCTTCGCTCCATCAAAAGAGAATAGAAATAATATAGGAAAACCCATCAGATTATAA
- a CDS encoding RHS repeat domain-containing protein translates to LDATGRVQEVLSGGAGKPVDTTARYHYTRTGLPQEAGRLTEWQSGRLIQHDDAHYQYDRAGRLIRKQVVQPGYRPQVWQYRWDSRNQLRVVDTPNGERWLYRYDPFGRRVGKRCDQKAEETRYLWDGDQIAEIRHYRHGQLIQRRHWVYNGWELVVQQRQHTGGDWETDFVTSSQNGTPQALFTPDGTLRWQAPTATLWGRRQTEKSESPDPGLAFAGQLRDSESGLCYNRFRYYDPAGGCYVSPDPIGIAGGESNYGYVPNPNTWVDPFGLAGCENILRASKPKILSQGNLSSTERNYLERQFMKKQNALNRAAKRGELVWSPGTHDVRIASVQSSYRKAVSERYERMFGKAPDLSKLNADHPVDLIVGGSATQRLQMLNETINKSVGSALKNAGRKAGLQPGDKISAIIFD, encoded by the coding sequence GGCTGGACGCCACCGGCCGGGTGCAGGAGGTGTTGAGCGGCGGCGCGGGCAAACCGGTGGACACCACCGCCCGTTACCACTACACCCGCACCGGTCTGCCGCAGGAGGCAGGCCGCCTCACCGAGTGGCAGTCTGGCCGGCTGATTCAGCACGATGATGCCCATTACCAGTACGACAGGGCCGGACGGCTTATCCGTAAACAGGTGGTGCAGCCGGGCTACCGCCCGCAGGTGTGGCAGTACCGCTGGGACAGTCGCAACCAGCTGCGGGTGGTGGATACCCCGAACGGCGAGCGCTGGCTGTACCGCTACGACCCGTTTGGCCGCCGGGTGGGCAAACGCTGCGACCAGAAAGCCGAAGAGACCCGCTACCTGTGGGACGGCGACCAGATAGCGGAAATCCGCCACTACCGCCACGGCCAGCTGATACAACGTCGTCACTGGGTCTACAACGGCTGGGAGCTGGTGGTGCAGCAGCGCCAGCACACCGGCGGCGACTGGGAAACGGATTTTGTCACCAGCAGCCAGAACGGTACCCCGCAGGCGCTGTTCACGCCGGACGGCACCCTGCGCTGGCAGGCGCCGACAGCCACGCTGTGGGGCCGGCGGCAGACAGAAAAATCGGAAAGTCCGGACCCCGGCCTGGCCTTCGCCGGGCAGCTCCGTGACAGCGAAAGCGGGCTGTGCTATAACCGCTTTCGGTACTACGACCCGGCCGGTGGGTGTTATGTCTCGCCGGACCCGATAGGGATAGCGGGGGGAGAGAGTAATTATGGGTATGTGCCGAACCCCAATACGTGGGTTGATCCGTTTGGGTTGGCTGGTTGTGAAAACATACTACGTGCGAGTAAGCCTAAAATTCTAAGCCAAGGTAATTTATCTTCAACTGAAAGAAATTACTTAGAACGCCAGTTCATGAAAAAGCAAAATGCACTTAATCGAGCGGCTAAAAGAGGGGAATTAGTTTGGTCTCCTGGCACACATGATGTCAGAATCGCGTCCGTCCAGAGTTCATATAGGAAGGCTGTTTCTGAGCGTTACGAGCGAATGTTTGGTAAGGCACCAGATCTCTCAAAACTGAATGCTGATCACCCAGTTGACCTAATCGTGGGCGGCTCTGCAACACAGCGCTTACAGATGCTGAATGAAACCATTAACAAAAGTGTTGGTAGTGCTCTCAAAAATGCAGGAAGAAAAGCAGGACTTCAGCCTGGTGATAAAATAAGCGCGATAATATTTGATTGA
- a CDS encoding helix-turn-helix domain-containing protein, with the protein MQRVSGKNDPAHALPLLGQTIRQRRELLGLSQENLASATGIDRSHMGRIERGERNVTLLNLLRIADALEWSLEQLFAAAKL; encoded by the coding sequence ATGCAAAGAGTTTCCGGAAAAAACGATCCTGCTCACGCCTTGCCACTTTTGGGACAAACTATCCGTCAGCGGAGAGAACTTCTTGGTTTGTCGCAGGAAAATCTGGCAAGTGCCACAGGTATTGATCGCAGCCACATGGGCCGAATCGAGCGGGGTGAACGCAACGTTACCCTGCTGAATTTATTACGTATTGCGGATGCGCTTGAATGGAGTCTGGAACAGCTTTTTGCTGCCGCCAAACTCTGA